One genomic window of Candidatus Nitrospira nitrificans includes the following:
- a CDS encoding ATP citrate lyase citrate-binding domain-containing protein translates to MAKVLEGPGMGLMKKWGIHVPHYAVVTSADELSKLGHANEWMKQSKLVAKAHEALGSRFKLGLVKVGLDLNGAVAATKDMIGRQVGSITVSQVIVSEMIAHKEEYYCAVKSTREGSEILVANCGGIEVESNWDRVKRLCLEVGQAPSPEALEKLSKEAGFTGALAKKMADFAGKMFSCFDNEDAQYLEVNPVVTRESDGELVALDAVTLLDGDAKFRHPDWNFQFAAEFGRSYSKDEMEVMAVDSKIKGSVKFIEIPGGDTAMLPAGGGASVYYSDAVVARGGKLANYAEYSGDPPDWAVEVLTEKICSLPGIKNIIVGGAIANFTDVKKTFGGIINGFRKAKGDGKLKGVKIWVRRGGPREKEGLDAMRALKDEGFDINVFDRNTPLTDIVDKALQKQ, encoded by the coding sequence ATGGCAAAGGTGTTGGAAGGTCCCGGGATGGGATTGATGAAGAAGTGGGGAATTCACGTCCCACATTATGCGGTTGTGACCTCAGCGGACGAACTCTCCAAGCTTGGTCACGCCAACGAGTGGATGAAGCAGAGTAAATTGGTCGCCAAAGCGCATGAAGCGCTCGGTTCCCGGTTCAAGCTCGGATTGGTGAAGGTGGGCCTCGATCTGAATGGCGCCGTTGCGGCGACCAAAGACATGATCGGCCGTCAGGTCGGCAGCATTACGGTTTCGCAAGTCATCGTCTCTGAAATGATCGCCCACAAAGAGGAATATTATTGTGCCGTGAAATCAACCCGCGAAGGCAGCGAGATTCTCGTGGCCAACTGCGGTGGAATCGAAGTTGAATCGAACTGGGACCGCGTGAAGCGGTTGTGCCTCGAAGTGGGACAGGCTCCCTCCCCTGAAGCGCTTGAAAAGCTTTCTAAAGAAGCAGGTTTTACCGGCGCCTTGGCGAAGAAGATGGCCGACTTCGCCGGCAAGATGTTCAGCTGCTTCGACAACGAAGATGCGCAGTATCTCGAGGTGAATCCCGTCGTGACCCGCGAGAGCGACGGCGAGTTGGTCGCGCTCGATGCCGTGACATTGCTCGATGGCGACGCCAAGTTTCGCCACCCGGATTGGAATTTCCAGTTCGCCGCGGAATTCGGCCGTTCGTACAGCAAAGACGAAATGGAAGTCATGGCCGTCGACAGCAAGATCAAAGGGTCCGTCAAATTCATCGAAATTCCCGGCGGCGATACCGCGATGCTTCCCGCCGGCGGCGGCGCGAGCGTCTATTACTCCGACGCCGTCGTGGCGCGGGGCGGCAAGCTGGCGAACTATGCCGAGTATTCGGGCGATCCCCCGGATTGGGCCGTGGAAGTGCTGACGGAAAAGATCTGTTCGTTGCCCGGCATCAAGAACATCATCGTCGGCGGAGCGATTGCCAATTTTACCGACGTGAAGAAGACGTTCGGCGGCATCATCAATGGCTTCCGAAAGGCCAAGGGCGACGGGAAGTTGAAGGGGGTCAAGATTTGGGTGCGCCGCGGCGGACCTCGTGAAAAGGAAGGGCTTGACGCGATGCGCGCGCTGAAGGACGAGGGCTTCGATATCAACGTCTTCGATCGCAATACCCCGCTGACGGACATCGTCGACAAAGCGCTGCAAA